From Deltaproteobacteria bacterium, the proteins below share one genomic window:
- the nusA gene encoding transcription termination/antitermination protein NusA codes for MLPELKRLIEQTGKDRGLEKEIIIEALEAATLSAARKKLGSQVDVEAHYNEETGEIEVFQFKVVVETVTDPDTEIPLAYARQELDAGAEVGDSLGSKIDASTFGRIAVQTAKQIIIQRVKDAERDNVYEEYKDRKGEIANGFVQRFEGGSVIVNLGRAEGVIPTSEQIHREIHKRGERIRAYLLEVKRITKGPQIILSRTHPHFLRALFEIEVPEISEGMIEIVNVAREPGKRSKISVRTHDKDIDPVGACVGMRGSRVQSVVQELRGEKIDIVPFSDDPVQYVCSALSPAKVSRVLVDDEHHSMLVVVPDDQLSLAIGKNGQNVRLAVKLTGWKLDVKSETLEASGMEEEFAVLTKIPGISEELAECLFNEGVRSVAAVAAAGPEMLSAILGISEEQARGWIHEATMLLEQELDDEKQ; via the coding sequence ATGCTGCCGGAGCTTAAACGTCTGATCGAACAGACGGGTAAGGACAGGGGCCTGGAAAAGGAGATCATCATCGAAGCGCTGGAGGCCGCCACGCTGTCCGCCGCACGGAAGAAGCTGGGATCTCAGGTCGATGTCGAAGCCCACTATAATGAAGAAACGGGAGAAATTGAGGTCTTCCAGTTCAAGGTTGTCGTGGAGACGGTTACCGATCCTGACACCGAAATACCCCTGGCTTACGCCAGGCAGGAACTGGACGCGGGAGCGGAAGTGGGAGACAGCCTCGGATCCAAGATCGATGCCTCCACCTTCGGCCGTATCGCGGTTCAGACGGCGAAGCAAATTATCATTCAGCGGGTCAAGGACGCGGAGCGTGACAACGTCTATGAAGAATACAAGGATCGCAAGGGCGAAATTGCCAATGGTTTCGTTCAGCGTTTCGAGGGAGGAAGCGTCATCGTCAACCTGGGGCGTGCGGAGGGGGTTATCCCGACGTCCGAACAGATACACCGGGAGATCCACAAGCGGGGTGAACGGATCAGGGCTTATCTGCTGGAGGTCAAACGAATTACCAAAGGGCCTCAGATCATTTTATCCCGAACCCATCCGCATTTCCTGCGTGCCCTGTTTGAAATCGAGGTGCCTGAAATTTCTGAGGGCATGATTGAGATCGTTAATGTCGCCCGGGAGCCGGGTAAAAGATCGAAGATATCTGTCCGGACCCACGACAAGGATATCGATCCCGTTGGCGCCTGTGTTGGGATGCGGGGGTCCCGTGTCCAGAGTGTGGTGCAGGAGCTGCGGGGGGAAAAAATAGATATCGTGCCATTCTCGGACGACCCTGTCCAGTATGTCTGCAGTGCCCTGTCCCCGGCGAAGGTGAGCCGTGTTCTCGTTGACGACGAACATCACTCCATGCTGGTTGTGGTGCCTGATGACCAACTCTCTCTGGCCATCGGCAAAAACGGCCAGAATGTACGTTTGGCTGTTAAACTGACCGGCTGGAAACTGGATGTCAAGAGTGAAACCCTGGAGGCCAGCGGGATGGAAGAAGAATTTGCCGTTCTGACAAAGATACCGGGAATCAGTGAGGAGTTGGCGGAATGCCTGTTTAACGAGGGGGTGCGGAGTGTTGCGGCCGTTGCCGCGGCAGGGCCCGAAATGCTGTCGGCCATTCTCGGCATCAGTGAAGAGCAGGCCCGGGGCTGGATCCATGAGGCCACCATGCTGCTGGAGCAGGAACTGGACGACGAGAAGCAGTAA
- a CDS encoding DsbC family protein, giving the protein MHKPTRVAVTVVCALFIFLIFPATILRAETTEETLRKDFPDFIFDSVQSTPVKGIFAVIYAGQEVVYYLPENGILITGEMIAGGGINMTEEVKGELLSRHYGEIPLDMAIRAGKGKHMVVEITDPDCPYCRTGAKYFSDRNDVTRYILFWPLSAESEQKVRHILCAEDRLNMYEKVMAGKYDEEAIPGTCQDPEVEALIKSWKELGVKIGMTGTPVYFINGKAVRGANIPLIEVFLADDEAKDQTMLKTPEPPSPETGILEGGRPAGKP; this is encoded by the coding sequence ATGCATAAGCCGACCAGGGTTGCCGTAACAGTTGTTTGCGCCTTATTTATCTTTTTGATCTTTCCCGCTACGATCCTCCGGGCTGAAACCACGGAAGAAACCCTGAGAAAGGATTTTCCGGATTTTATCTTCGACAGCGTCCAATCGACACCGGTCAAGGGTATCTTCGCTGTCATCTACGCCGGGCAGGAGGTCGTTTATTACCTGCCCGAGAATGGCATCCTGATTACAGGTGAAATGATCGCCGGAGGCGGTATCAACATGACCGAGGAGGTCAAGGGGGAACTCTTATCCCGCCATTACGGGGAGATCCCTCTGGATATGGCGATCAGGGCCGGTAAGGGGAAACACATGGTTGTCGAGATTACGGATCCCGACTGTCCCTATTGCCGCACCGGTGCGAAATATTTCTCCGACAGGAACGATGTGACCCGTTATATCCTGTTCTGGCCGCTTTCAGCGGAATCGGAACAAAAGGTCCGACATATTCTCTGTGCCGAGGATCGGCTGAATATGTACGAAAAGGTCATGGCGGGAAAATATGACGAGGAAGCCATTCCGGGCACCTGTCAGGATCCGGAGGTCGAAGCCCTTATAAAAAGCTGGAAGGAACTGGGCGTGAAAATCGGTATGACGGGGACACCGGTCTATTTTATAAACGGAAAAGCCGTGCGCGGCGCCAATATTCCTCTGATCGAGGTCTTCTTGGCTGATGATGAGGCGAAGGATCAGACGATGCTGAAAACGCCCGAACCACCGTCACCCGAAACGGGGATACTTGAGGGGGGCCGTCCAGCTGGAAAGCCTTAA
- a CDS encoding glycosyltransferase, producing the protein MLYERHYGVSCKKYHSSKVMAVAVVSKGKINVAWLSQRYIEGDSCFPGNTQVMDKLSEQNFNLAFIYLGKSSSAPNILETLGYKVTYLRQSRAMKVLDSVTLWKLIRYLRDNPTDILHCHRHKATLYGSLAAWVAGVPVVFAHVHGLKRTRTILRRFTNRIIHNKVTNIIAVSDAVREDVIAFNPSLPREKVLTIRNSIDVDKFSHVRIGKQEARTMLGLPKESFIFGTVGRLVPTKGQSYLIDAFARVRRSVSNAHLVFVGEGPLESILRHQAADLGCLDVTTFTGQRNDIPILLRAFDCFLLPSIAEGLGLSLLEAMAASLPCIASNIGGIPEIIINETLGHLVPAKDPEALAEAMMNCVDASEDARHEMGRAASDLVKTSFSTDIYVKRIQQLYETALSEKKGKSCLITGSL; encoded by the coding sequence TTGCTCTATGAAAGGCATTACGGTGTTTCATGTAAAAAATATCATTCATCCAAAGTCATGGCGGTAGCAGTTGTGTCCAAAGGTAAAATCAATGTTGCCTGGCTTTCTCAACGATATATTGAAGGGGATTCTTGCTTTCCCGGCAATACCCAGGTCATGGACAAATTGAGTGAACAAAACTTCAATTTGGCGTTTATTTATCTGGGGAAAAGCAGCAGCGCACCCAACATACTGGAAACACTTGGATACAAGGTGACTTACCTCAGACAGTCGCGGGCGATGAAGGTTTTAGATTCTGTTACGCTGTGGAAACTTATTAGATATTTGAGAGATAATCCCACCGATATTCTTCATTGCCATCGCCATAAGGCAACACTTTACGGATCGCTTGCCGCATGGGTTGCCGGGGTGCCGGTTGTTTTTGCCCATGTCCATGGCTTGAAGCGGACCCGGACCATCCTTCGGCGCTTCACTAATCGAATCATACACAATAAAGTGACTAATATCATAGCGGTTTCAGATGCGGTTCGGGAAGACGTGATTGCGTTCAATCCGTCCTTGCCTCGGGAGAAGGTTTTAACCATCAGAAATTCCATCGATGTTGATAAGTTTTCTCATGTCCGTATTGGCAAACAGGAAGCCAGAACAATGCTCGGTTTACCTAAGGAATCGTTTATCTTTGGTACGGTTGGGCGGTTAGTCCCAACCAAAGGTCAGTCTTATCTGATTGATGCCTTTGCACGGGTGCGGCGGTCCGTATCAAACGCACATCTGGTTTTTGTCGGAGAAGGACCGCTGGAATCTATATTGCGACATCAGGCTGCCGATCTCGGTTGCCTCGACGTCACCACCTTTACCGGTCAAAGAAACGATATTCCCATCCTGCTTCGCGCATTTGACTGTTTTCTATTGCCATCGATAGCTGAGGGGCTCGGTTTGTCATTGCTTGAAGCGATGGCTGCATCGCTTCCGTGTATCGCATCAAATATCGGGGGAATTCCTGAAATTATCATTAACGAAACACTGGGCCACTTAGTTCCCGCCAAGGACCCTGAAGCACTCGCCGAAGCAATGATGAATTGTGTTGATGCCTCAGAAGATGCACGCCATGAAATGGGAAGAGCGGCGTCTGATCTGGTGAAAACATCTTTTTCTACCGATATTTACGTTAAAAGAATCCAACAGCTTTATGAAACCGCGTTGTCTGAAAAGAAAGGGAAATCCTGCTTGATCACGGGAAGCCTCTAG
- a CDS encoding ribosome maturation factor RimP, with protein sequence MDTQRDRVWALLEPLVEANGMELIYVECLRMPSRWIIRIYLDREGGITLDDCSLISDQAGDVLDVYDVSPGPYTLEVSSPGLDRPLFRDRDFLTYRGATIRVKTDRKIDGTKHFRGKLLDYLEEGGAKVLVIGVGEKTYRIPREAFVKANLEYVI encoded by the coding sequence GTGGATACACAGCGAGACAGGGTTTGGGCGCTTCTGGAACCTCTGGTGGAAGCCAACGGGATGGAGTTGATTTATGTCGAGTGTCTCCGGATGCCCTCCCGCTGGATCATTCGGATTTATCTGGACCGGGAAGGGGGAATTACCCTGGATGACTGCTCCCTGATCAGCGATCAGGCGGGAGACGTTCTGGACGTATATGATGTATCGCCGGGCCCCTATACCCTGGAGGTGTCATCACCGGGCTTGGATCGTCCCCTGTTTCGCGATCGGGATTTTTTGACATACCGGGGCGCCACGATCAGGGTGAAAACGGACCGGAAAATCGATGGAACGAAACATTTTAGGGGAAAACTGCTGGACTATCTGGAAGAGGGGGGCGCCAAGGTACTCGTGATCGGGGTAGGTGAAAAAACATATCGTATTCCGCGAGAGGCCTTTGTCAAGGCGAACTTGGAGTATGTAATCTGA
- a CDS encoding ribosome biogenesis GTPase Der — protein sequence MKPVVAIVGRPNVGKSTLFNRMAGRNRAIVIDEPGATRDRNYAACTWLDRPYTLIDTGGFEPAATERIFLQMREQTRLAIEEADIILFLMDVRQGLTPSDREIAHILRETKKPVYHVINKVDGPRHESLAYEFHGLGIDRIYTISAQHGVGVSDLMNALAVHLPESLPPPEDGDERVRIAVIGKPNVGKSSLVNKILGFERAIVTDITGTTRDAIDTPFTINGRPYSLIDTAGMRRKSRVSLVLEKYSVVQAMKTLDRCDIALHLIDAQEGITEQDAKIAGLALERGVAMILLVNKWDLVTKDNSTVGQYVRDIKEQLKFLDFAPILFVSAETGQRVHRIFQIVEEVYAEATKRINTGELNRAMRNFLENNPPPRAHLKANPLHYVTQVAIKPPTFVFFVSNPSDVHFSHERYLVNRLRETFGFGHVPIRIFFRRKKKDKKDK from the coding sequence TTGAAACCCGTCGTCGCCATCGTCGGCCGGCCGAATGTCGGCAAATCGACCCTTTTCAACCGTATGGCCGGGCGAAACCGTGCCATTGTCATCGATGAACCGGGTGCCACCCGGGATCGAAACTACGCAGCCTGTACCTGGCTGGACAGGCCCTACACTCTGATCGACACAGGGGGCTTTGAACCGGCCGCGACGGAGAGGATCTTTCTCCAAATGCGTGAACAGACCCGGCTCGCCATCGAGGAGGCGGACATCATCCTCTTTTTAATGGACGTAAGACAGGGACTCACGCCGTCGGACAGGGAGATTGCACATATCCTCCGGGAAACAAAAAAACCCGTTTATCATGTGATCAATAAGGTCGACGGACCACGCCATGAAAGCCTGGCTTACGAATTCCACGGACTGGGCATCGACCGGATTTACACCATTTCGGCCCAGCACGGGGTGGGCGTTTCCGACCTCATGAACGCTCTGGCCGTGCATCTTCCCGAAAGCCTACCCCCCCCAGAGGATGGAGATGAACGTGTGAGGATCGCCGTCATCGGCAAACCCAACGTCGGGAAATCGTCCCTGGTGAACAAGATCCTGGGGTTCGAGCGGGCCATCGTCACCGATATTACCGGTACAACCCGGGATGCAATCGATACCCCCTTCACGATTAACGGAAGACCATACAGCCTGATCGACACGGCAGGTATGCGAAGAAAAAGCCGGGTCAGCCTCGTCCTGGAAAAGTACAGTGTGGTCCAGGCCATGAAGACCCTGGACCGGTGTGATATCGCCCTCCATCTGATCGACGCCCAGGAGGGAATCACCGAACAGGATGCAAAAATCGCCGGCCTGGCCCTGGAACGGGGAGTGGCGATGATCCTCCTCGTCAACAAATGGGACCTGGTGACAAAGGACAACAGCACCGTCGGCCAGTACGTGAGGGATATCAAGGAACAGCTCAAATTCCTTGATTTTGCACCGATTCTGTTTGTTTCCGCAGAGACGGGCCAGCGGGTCCACCGAATATTCCAGATTGTCGAAGAGGTGTACGCGGAAGCCACGAAGCGGATCAACACGGGAGAGTTAAACCGGGCCATGAGGAATTTTCTCGAAAATAACCCGCCGCCCCGCGCCCATTTGAAGGCTAATCCCCTCCACTACGTGACCCAGGTGGCGATCAAGCCACCGACTTTCGTCTTTTTCGTCAGCAATCCCTCAGATGTCCATTTTTCTCATGAACGATATCTGGTCAACCGACTACGGGAAACTTTCGGTTTCGGGCACGTGCCCATCCGGATCTTCTTCCGTCGGAAGAAGAAGGACAAAAAGGACAAATAA